The Halorhodospira halophila SL1 genomic sequence ATGGGCCTGTCGGGTTCCGGCAAATCGACCATGGTGCGGATGTTCAACCGCCTCATCGACCCGACCTACGGCCACATCTACCTCGACGGCCAGGACATCATGCAGATGAGCCAGCAGGAGCTCATCGACATGCGCCGCCGCGACATGTCCATGGTGTTCCAGTCCTTCGCCCTGCTCCCGCACAAGACCGTTGCCGAGAACGCCGCCTTCGGCCTCGACGTCTCCGGCCACGGCGCGACGGAGCGGCGCGAGAAGGCGCTCAAGGCCCTGGAGGCTGTGGGCCTGGCGGCCAACGCCGACAGCTTCCCGGACGAGCTCTCCGGCGGCATGAAACAGCGCGTGGGGCTGGCCCGCGCCCTGGCGACGGATCCAACCATTCTGCTCATGGACGAGGCCTTCTCGGCCCTCGACCCACTGATCCGTACCGAGATGCAGGATGAGCTCATCCGCCTGCAGCAGGAGCAGAGCCGCACCGTCATCTTCATCTCCCACGACCTGGACGAGGCCATGCGCATCGGCGATCGCATCGCCATCATGGAGGGCGGCCAGGTGGTGCAGATCGGCACGCCGGAGGAGATCGTCTCCAACCCGGCCAACGAGTACGTGCGCTCCTTCTTCTACGGCGTCGACGTCAGCCAGGTCTACAACGCCGGCGACATCGCCGAGCGCCGCCGGGTCACCGTCATCCAGCGCCCCGGCGTGGACGTGCGCACCGCACTCGAGCGGCTCAAGCACTACGCCAGCGACATCGGCGTGGTCATCGACCGCAGTCGCCGCTTCCAGGGCCTGGTCTCCATCGACAGCCTGACCGACGCCATCCGCAGCGGCGGCAGCACCGAATACGGCGACGCCTTCCTCAGTGGCGTGCAGACCATCCCGGCCGACACGGCAATCTCCGACGTGCTCGGGCCGTCGGCCGAGAGCGAGTACCCGCTGGTCGTGGTGGATGACGACGGGCACTACGTCGGCACCCTCTCGCGCAGCCAGCTGCTGCTCACCCTGGATCGCACCCAACAGGCGTAAGGGACAGACATGCAAGATCAACCGGATCTCGAGGAACACGAAACCATCGGCCCGCTGGACCAGGCGGCCGAGTGGTTCAGTGAGAACATCCTGGACAACATCACCATCGGCGACTGGATCGAGGACGGCGTCGACTGGATCAGCGACAACCTGGAGCCCCTGCTCGACGGCATCGAGGGCGCCATCCGCGCTCTGGTCGACAGCACCGAGTTCCTCCTCCTCTACCCGCTGTGGATCGCCGCCTTCTTCCTGGTGGTCGGCGCCTGGCGCACCTGGGGCCGCAAGGCCGGACTGATCAGCCTCGCCGTGGCGGTGGCGCTGTTCGGCATGGGCCTGTTTTCCGAGACCGTGCAGGCGCTCTTGTGGTATCCGCCGCCGTGGGTGCTGGCGATCCTGCTCATCGCGGTGTCCTTCTGGCGGGTCGGGTGGCGCTTCGGCATCTTCGCCATCATCGCCCTGGCGCTGATCTTCAGCATGGAGCTGTGGCCGGAGACCATCCGCACCCTGTCGCTGGTGGTGGCCTCCTCCATCGCGGCGCTGATCATCGGCCTGCCCATCGGCATCGCCATGTCGCGCAACGACCGGGTGGAGATGGTGGTCCGCCCCATCCTCGACCTGATGCAGACCATGCCGCCGTTCGTCTACCTGATCCCGGCGGCGATCTTCTTCGGACTGGGCACGGTGCCGGGGGCCATCGCCACGCTGATCTTCGCCATGCCGCCGGCGGTGCGCCTGACCAACCTGGGCATCCGCCAGGTCAGCCAGGAGCACGTGGAGGCCGGCCAGGCCTTCGGCTGCACGCCGCGGCAGCTGCTGTTCAAGATCCAGCTGCCGCTGGCCACGCCATCGATCATGGCCGGGATCAACCAGACCATCATGCTCGCCCTGTCCATGGTGGTGATCGCCTCCATGATCGGCGCCGGTGGCCTGGGTGGCACGGTGCTCACCGGCATCCAGCGCCTGCAGGTCGGGCTCGGCTTCGAGGGCGGTCTGGCCGTGGTCTTCCTGGCCATCCTGCTCGACCGCATCAGCCAGAGCTTCGGCGAGCGTCAGCGCGGCAAGGGCCGCGACTACGGCGCCCTGCTGCGCTGGTTCTTCGGTCAAAAGCGCGACCCGGCGCAACAGCCCCAGCAGGGCTGAGCGCCCAACCGCCCGGCGGGTGCCCGACGGGTGCCCGACGGGCCGACTTCAAGGGAAGCAGCAGAGGAGCAACACCATGAAACGCATGACCACCGCTGCCGCCACCGCGGCGCTGACCGTGGGCATGGCCAGCGCGGCCAACGCCGACGAGATCCGCATCGGCTGGACGGCCTGGGCCGACGCCGAGTTCGTGACCCGCATGGCCGAGGACGTCATCACCAGCGAGTTCAACACCGACGTCGAGCTCGTCCAGACCGACATCGCCCCGCAGTACACGGGCCTGGCCCAGGGCGACATCGATCTGATGCTGATGTCCTGGCAGCCGACCACCCACGAGGACTACGTCGAGCAGTTCGGCGACGACATCGTCGATCTCGGCGTCCTGTACGGCGACGCCGCCCTGGGGTGGATCGTGCCGCAGGACCTCTACGACGAGGGCCTGACCTCCATCGAGGATCTCAAGGATCCGGAGTGGCACGACCGGCTGGACGGCCAGATCCAGGGCATC encodes the following:
- a CDS encoding glycine betaine ABC transporter substrate-binding protein, with translation MKRMTTAAATAALTVGMASAANADEIRIGWTAWADAEFVTRMAEDVITSEFNTDVELVQTDIAPQYTGLAQGDIDLMLMSWQPTTHEDYVEQFGDDIVDLGVLYGDAALGWIVPQDLYDEGLTSIEDLKDPEWHDRLDGQIQGIDPGAGLTRLSHDVIEDYDLDYNLIEASDSAMTAALNRAARRGDAIVVTGWSPHWKFGAWNLAYLEDPKGSLGGAESIHAMARQGFEGDHPEVASFASCIEIDIDLLNEYMYLGREEGTEEAVEQFLDAEADLVDQWVECARN
- a CDS encoding ABC transporter permease, with the protein product MQDQPDLEEHETIGPLDQAAEWFSENILDNITIGDWIEDGVDWISDNLEPLLDGIEGAIRALVDSTEFLLLYPLWIAAFFLVVGAWRTWGRKAGLISLAVAVALFGMGLFSETVQALLWYPPPWVLAILLIAVSFWRVGWRFGIFAIIALALIFSMELWPETIRTLSLVVASSIAALIIGLPIGIAMSRNDRVEMVVRPILDLMQTMPPFVYLIPAAIFFGLGTVPGAIATLIFAMPPAVRLTNLGIRQVSQEHVEAGQAFGCTPRQLLFKIQLPLATPSIMAGINQTIMLALSMVVIASMIGAGGLGGTVLTGIQRLQVGLGFEGGLAVVFLAILLDRISQSFGERQRGKGRDYGALLRWFFGQKRDPAQQPQQG
- the proV gene encoding glycine betaine/L-proline ABC transporter ATP-binding protein ProV, which encodes MTEKLVVEDLYKIFGPKPERAMELLKQGYDKDAIFQRTGNTVGVREASFTIHEGEVFVIMGLSGSGKSTMVRMFNRLIDPTYGHIYLDGQDIMQMSQQELIDMRRRDMSMVFQSFALLPHKTVAENAAFGLDVSGHGATERREKALKALEAVGLAANADSFPDELSGGMKQRVGLARALATDPTILLMDEAFSALDPLIRTEMQDELIRLQQEQSRTVIFISHDLDEAMRIGDRIAIMEGGQVVQIGTPEEIVSNPANEYVRSFFYGVDVSQVYNAGDIAERRRVTVIQRPGVDVRTALERLKHYASDIGVVIDRSRRFQGLVSIDSLTDAIRSGGSTEYGDAFLSGVQTIPADTAISDVLGPSAESEYPLVVVDDDGHYVGTLSRSQLLLTLDRTQQA